The DNA segment GGTGTCGGCCGGTTTGCCGACGTCGACGACCTCGTCGAGGTAGCGCCAGGAATCCGGCCTGCTGCCGTCGACGTCGTCGATGCCGTACCGCTTCGCGAGGTCACCACTGTTCAGGGTGCTTCCGGAGAACTCGTCGCGGTCAGGGTCAGCCGCGAACGCCGCGACGGCCCTTCCGGTGAACGTCGGCGTCTCCGAGATCGCAAAATGCGGGACCTGGCTCAACGCGTCCCTCCAGTTCTCCTCCGTCACGTCGTAGTGCTCCAGCATGGCTTCCGAACGCAGCCAGCGCGGGGTCACCGCCACCGCCGTGCAGCCGTACCCGGAGAGCTCGTGTGCCTGCCCCATCGCGAGGTGGTGTGCCGCGGCCTTGGCGACGTAGAAGGCGAGCGACGTCCCGACCCTGAACCGTGAGTTGTACTCGGCCGTGCCGTCGGTCATCTCGACCAGCAGTCCGCCGGGGTTGCGGATCAGCAGCGGCAACAGATGATGACTGGTGATGATGTGCGCGTCGATGCCGAGGCGGATCATCCGCAGGGAATCGGCAAGCGAGTGCTCCCACACCGGTTGTTCCCAGCCGAGGTAGTTGTCGCCGCCCCACAGGCCGTCGACCAGGATGTCCAACCTGCCTTGTTCGGTGTCGACGCGTTCGGCGAGCGCCCGTACCTGGCCGGGATCGAGGTGGTCGGTGCGAACGGCGATGCCACGCCCGCCTGCCTCGGTGATCAGCTCGACGGTTCCCTCGATCGTTTCCGCGCGCCCTACCTCGGAGCGGACGATCCCGTCGGAGGTGCGCGCCCCATCACCGGCGGGCGGTGGAGCTGCCGATGTCCGCCCGGTGACGTAGACCGTGGCGCCGTTGCGGCCGAGTTCGGTGGCGATCGCCCTGCTTGCTCCCCTCGTGCCACCCGCGACCAGCGCGACCTTGCCTTCGAGTCTCATGTTCGAGCGCGCGTGGGTGGCCGGGCGCCTGTGCGCGTGGGCGGCAGAGTCCGCGTGGGCGGCCGGGCGCCTGTGCGCGTGAGTGTCCGTGTGCGCGTGAGTGTCCGTGTGCGGGTGAGTGTCCGTGTGCGGGTGAGTGTTCGGGTGCCTGTCCATGTGGCCACGGTGTCCCCGAACCCTGACACCTGCCGACAACGTTTCGTCCGCGAGTCCCTCACCCACGCGCGAGTCCCGCACTCAGGTCGTCGAGATCCGCGTTCGCGACGGCGAGATCCGCACTCAGGACGTCGACATCCGCGTTCGCGACGTCGACATCCGCACTCAGGTCAGCGAGATCTGCCGCCAGATCCAACCACCGGCCCACCTCCCGAATGCGCATCTCGCCATCCCCGACGCAGAACTCACCATCCCGAACGCAGACGTCGGCCGCACCAACGCAGATCTCGACGGCCTGGACGCAGATCTCGACGGCACGGACCGGGGGCTCGCGAGGCTCCCCGGCGGCCCAGCCCTGCGAGGCTCCCCGGCGGCTGGCGGCCTGCGAGACCCGCCGGCCCCGGCCTGCGGCCTACTCGGAGCCCATCTCGGCGGCTTCGGTCCGCAAGGCATCCAGCACGGCGGACACGGCGGGACGCGGGGCTCCCAACCGCAACACCGCCTCGACATGGCGCGCGGCACGGATCCCGGCCAGCGGCCTCCGCAGCACCCTTCCGGTGTCCATTGTGTACCTCGGCAGCAGCGCGATGCCGTGCCCGGACGCGACAAGCGTCTCCGTGATCCGGAAGTCGTTGAACCGGTACACGACCTTCGGCCGGACCCCGGTACGGATGGCCACCGACCGCAGTACGTCGTCGACGGGAAAGCCGACATCTACGCTGATCCAGGTCTCGGCCGCAAGGTCACCCAGTTCGACCCTTTCCCGCCCGCCAAGCGGATGACCGATAGGCAGCGCGACGTCGAGTGGTTCCCGCAGCAGATGAACGACCTGTAGCCGTTCGGCCCCGAACGGTGTCGCGTACTCGTCCCGGTGAGTCACCACGACATCGAAGTCGGCGAGCAGGCGCGGCACCTCCGGCGGCGTCATGTCGACATCGGCGACGTCGACATCCAGTCCTTCGAAGGTCGCGAACCGATCGAGCAGTCCCGGCAGCAGCATCAACGCCGCCGAGGGGAACATCGCCAACCGCACTCTGCCTCGCGGCGCGCTGCGGTAGACGTCCAGCTCGGCCTCTGCCCTTTCGAGCGCGGCGAGCACGTCGTCGGCCCTCGCCACGAGTGCCCGGCCCACATCGGTGAGCCGCAGTCCTCGGCCCGCCTGCTCGGTGAGCGGCAGTCCGACCTCGGCCTGCAACGCGCGCAATTGCTGGGACACGGCCGACGGCGTGCAGTGCAGCGCTTCGGCCGCCGCGGTCACGCTGCCGCGGTCGGCGAACTCCCGCAGCGTCCTGAGCCTGCCGATATCCATCACGACAGTGAAGCACGACTACAAGGTCCTTGAAAACATTCTCGCTGGTACTTCAAGGTTAGCTGGCACAAGCTATAAGGTGTGCCCACCCGAGACAGATTGCTGGCCGCATTCGTCGCACTACTCTGGGGCTGCAATTTCCTGGCCATGCACGCGATGCTGGAGCATTTCCCTCCGCTGCTGGCCGGGGCTCTGCGGTTCCTCGTCATCGCGATCCCGACCGTCATCCTCATTCCCCGCCCCAAGGTCAAGCTGCTGCTGCTGCTCGGTTTCGGCCTGGGGTTCGGGACCTTCCAGTTCGCCTTCCTCTTCGTCGCGCTCGACATCGGCATGCCGACCGGGCTGGCATCCCTGGTACTCCAGGCACAGGCTCCGTTCACGGTCTTGCTTGGCGCCTTGTTCCTGAAGGAGAAACTGACCGCGTGGCAGGTCGGCGGCATCCTCCTGGCAGTAGCCGGCATGATCGTCATCGCCTGGCAGCGCGCGGAAAATGCCGCGTTGATACCGGTCCTCCTCACCCTCGGCGGCGCGTTGAGCTGGGCGACGGGCAACCTGTGCGCACGCAAGGCGAAACCGGACAATCCACTTCACCTGACGCTGTGGATATCGATCGTCCCTCCGATTCCCATGTTCGTGCTCTCGACGATCGTCGAAGGGCCCGCCGAGCAGTGGCAGGCGCTTTCCACACTCGGCAGCCCCGGAACCTGGCTTCCCATCGCCGCGTTCTTCTACGTCGTGTTGCTGGGAACGGTCGTCGGCTCCGGCATCTGGACCGGCTTGATGCGGCGCAACCCCGCGAGCACGGTCGCACCGTTCTCGCTGCTGGTTCCCGTTGTCGGCATGACGTTGTCGTTCCTCGTGCTGGGCGAACGGCCGAGCGGGCTGGAGATCGCGGCGAGCGTGGTGGTGGTCAGCGGCGTCCTGCTGGGTTCACTGCGCCGACGCGGCAGATCGAAGGATGCCGATCCCGTTCTCGCCGCCGATCCGGTGCGTTCCTAGATCACCTCGGTGACCGAAGCCGCGGCCGAAGGCACGTCCCGATCGAACGTGGTGTCCGCTTCGACGAGGACCGCCTCGACGCTGTGCGGGGTGATCAACCCCGCCTCGATGTCCTCCGCGAAGTGGCAAGCGACCCGGTGCCCGTCGCCGAGTCTGCGCAGTTCGGGACGTTCGGTGTCGCAACGGGTCGGCTGCCGCCACGGG comes from the Prauserella marina genome and includes:
- a CDS encoding SDR family oxidoreductase, with protein sequence MRLEGKVALVAGGTRGASRAIATELGRNGATVYVTGRTSAAPPPAGDGARTSDGIVRSEVGRAETIEGTVELITEAGGRGIAVRTDHLDPGQVRALAERVDTEQGRLDILVDGLWGGDNYLGWEQPVWEHSLADSLRMIRLGIDAHIITSHHLLPLLIRNPGGLLVEMTDGTAEYNSRFRVGTSLAFYVAKAAAHHLAMGQAHELSGYGCTAVAVTPRWLRSEAMLEHYDVTEENWRDALSQVPHFAISETPTFTGRAVAAFAADPDRDEFSGSTLNSGDLAKRYGIDDVDGSRPDSWRYLDEVVDVGKPADTTGYR
- a CDS encoding LysR family transcriptional regulator yields the protein MDIGRLRTLREFADRGSVTAAAEALHCTPSAVSQQLRALQAEVGLPLTEQAGRGLRLTDVGRALVARADDVLAALERAEAELDVYRSAPRGRVRLAMFPSAALMLLPGLLDRFATFEGLDVDVADVDMTPPEVPRLLADFDVVVTHRDEYATPFGAERLQVVHLLREPLDVALPIGHPLGGRERVELGDLAAETWISVDVGFPVDDVLRSVAIRTGVRPKVVYRFNDFRITETLVASGHGIALLPRYTMDTGRVLRRPLAGIRAARHVEAVLRLGAPRPAVSAVLDALRTEAAEMGSE
- a CDS encoding EamA family transporter, yielding MPTRDRLLAAFVALLWGCNFLAMHAMLEHFPPLLAGALRFLVIAIPTVILIPRPKVKLLLLLGFGLGFGTFQFAFLFVALDIGMPTGLASLVLQAQAPFTVLLGALFLKEKLTAWQVGGILLAVAGMIVIAWQRAENAALIPVLLTLGGALSWATGNLCARKAKPDNPLHLTLWISIVPPIPMFVLSTIVEGPAEQWQALSTLGSPGTWLPIAAFFYVVLLGTVVGSGIWTGLMRRNPASTVAPFSLLVPVVGMTLSFLVLGERPSGLEIAASVVVVSGVLLGSLRRRGRSKDADPVLAADPVRS